The Glycine max cultivar Williams 82 chromosome 12, Glycine_max_v4.0, whole genome shotgun sequence genome window below encodes:
- the PHR20 gene encoding MYB-CC domain-containing transcription factor PHR20 yields the protein MYTHQQHQGKNIHSSSRMPIPSERQMFLQTGNGSGDSGLVLSTDAKPRLKWTPDLHARFIEAVQQLGGADKATPKTVMKLIGIPGLTLYHLKSHLQKYRLSKSLHGQSNNMTHKITINSGAATDERLRENNGTHMNSLNLAPQSNNKDLYISEALHMQIEEQRRLNEQLEVQRLLQLRIEAQGKYLQAVLEKAQETLGRQNLGAVGLEATKLQLSELVSKVSSQCLNSAFSDRLKEIQGFSPHQQTQTNQPNTNDCSMDSCLTSCEGSQKEQEIQNGGMSLRPFNVHTFMERKEVIEGPNLNNLPNTDLNWCDPVKKNTFLTPLSMHADKRSPSNLSMSIGLEGETENGSTIRTESVKPVADKVSQDYGLPSNYFAASKLDLTTEDNKDTKTSCKQLDLNGFSWN from the exons ATGTACACTCATCAGCAACATCAAGGAAAGAACATTCACTCTTCTTCCAGAATGCCAATCCCTTCTGAGAGGCAGATGTTCCTTCAAACAGGAAATGGCTCTGGTGATTCTGGACTTGTTCTCTCAACTGATGCTAAGCCTAGATTGAAATGGACACCTGATCTTCATGCAAGGTTTATAGAAGCTGTGCAGCAATTAGGAGGAGCTGACA AGGCAACTCCAAAAACGGTAATGAAACTCATAGGGATTCCGGGTCTTACCTTATATCATCTGAAGAGCCATCTCCAG AAATACAGATTGAGCAAGAGTCTGCATGGACAAAGTAACAATATGACACACAAAATAA CCATAAATTCAGGTGCAGCAACAGACGAAAGACTCAGAGAAAATAACGGAACTCATATGAATAGTTTAAACCTTGCCCCTCAGTCTAACAACAA AGATTTATACATAAGTGAGGCACTGCATATGCAAATAGAGGAGCAGAGAAGACTAAATGAGCAACTTGAG GTGCAAAGACTTCTGCAGCTACGTATAGAGGCTCAAGGAAAATACCTTCAGGCTGTGTTGGAGAAAGCTCAAGAAACACTTGGAAGACAGAATTTGGGAGCAGTAGGACTTGAAGCTACCAAACTTCAACTCTCAGAGCTAGTGTCAAAAGTGTCCTCTCAGTGTCTGAATTCAGCATTTTCAGATCGGCTGAAGGAGATACAAGGATTTAGCCCCCACCAACAAACACAAACCAACCAGCCAAATACAAATGACTGTTCCATGGACAGTTGCCTCACATCTTGTGAGGGATCACAAAAGGAGCAAGAGATACAAAATGGAGGGATGAGCTTAAGACCCTTCAATGTTCACACATTCATGGAAAGAAAGGAAGTCATAGAGGGTCCAAATCTTAATAATCTACCAAACACTGACCTCAATTGGTGTGATCCAGTGAAGAAGAATACCTTCCTTACCCCATTGAGCATGCATGCAGATAAAAGAAGTCCAAGCAACTTGTCTATGAGCATTGGACTTGAAGGAGAAACTGAGAATGGAAGCACCATTAGGACAGAATCAGTGAAACCGGTGGCTGATAAAGTTTCTCAAGATTATGGATTGCCATCTAATTACTTTGCTGCTTCAAAACTGGACCTAACCACTGAAGATAATAAAGACACTAAAACGAGTTGTAAACAACTGGACTTGAATGGATTCAGTTGGAACTGA